The proteins below come from a single Bryobacter aggregatus MPL3 genomic window:
- a CDS encoding FmdB family zinc ribbon protein: MPIYEYSCEDCGSRFEKLIRRPADQTELACPKCTSQQLTQEYSSFAARVPEGGSRQPAAAGGCPAGMCQSPGLCGRN; the protein is encoded by the coding sequence ATGCCGATTTACGAGTACTCTTGCGAAGATTGCGGATCACGTTTTGAAAAACTGATTCGCCGCCCCGCCGACCAGACTGAGTTGGCTTGTCCGAAGTGCACTTCCCAGCAGTTAACCCAGGAGTATTCGTCGTTTGCAGCGCGTGTACCCGAGGGTGGAAGTCGCCAGCCCGCAGCGGCTGGTGGATGTCCCGCTGGAATGTGTCAGTCCCCCGGACTTTGCGGACGTAATTGA